The following proteins are encoded in a genomic region of Sesamum indicum cultivar Zhongzhi No. 13 linkage group LG8, S_indicum_v1.0, whole genome shotgun sequence:
- the LOC105168816 gene encoding metalloendoproteinase 5-MMP-like codes for MASQVFTYILLFHFHLYIIHAHQFKSIHKIPSPLKFLNQLSGVQKGDNVKYVSDLKKYLSYLGYLIYNTNSNEQRSEKDNIFDSSVELALKKYQKFYNLNITGTLDANTMVKMQEPRCGMPDFYRPDKSAVFPFHMISYYSFFPGHPKWRKKKLKYAFNRNMKEELKPPLEHALSEWASATPFRFSRVSNLSQADIKISFFRGYHGDGQPFGSKDAGLAHTFAPPDGRVHFDAAQKWSSKGEKDAYDVQTVGLHELGHALGLGHTRILKAVMYPIVHEGERKGLHEDDINGIKALYKF; via the coding sequence ATGGCATCCCAAGTTTTCACCTACATTCTACTGTTCCATTTTCACCTTTACATAATCCATGCTCATCAATTTAAATCGATCCACAAAATTCCGTCCCCCTTGAAGTTTCTTAACCAATTGAGTGGAGTTCAGAAGGGAGATAACGTAAAATACGTGAGTGACCTTAAGAAATATCTCTCCTACCTCGGGTACTTGATCTACAATACAAACTCCAATGAACAAAGATCTGAAAAGGATAATATTTTCGACAGTTCCGTAGAACTAGCGCTCAAAAAGTACCAGAAATTTTACAATCTTAACATCACCGGAACCCTAGACGCTAACACCATGGTAAAAATGCAAGAACCACGATGTGGAATGCCGGATTTCTATCGCCCTGATAAAAGCGCGGTCTTCCCATTTCATATGATATcgtattattcattttttcccGGTCATCCCAAATGGCGCAAGAAAAAACTCAAGTACGCTTTCAATAGAAACATGAAAGAAGAGTTGAAACCGCCGTTAGAGCATGCCCTGAGTGAATGGGCGTCAGCGACACCTTTCCGATTTTCACGTGTAAGCAATCTTAGCCAGGCCGATATTAAGATCAGCTTCTTTCGTGGGTACCACGGTGACGGGCAACCGTTTGGCAGCAAGGACGCCGGCTTGGCCCACACATTTGCACCACCGGATGGGAGGGTTCACTTTGATGCAGCCCAAAAATGGTCTTCCAAAGGTGAAAAGGATGCCTATGATGTACAAACCGTTGGGCTGCATGAGTTGGGGCATGCCCTTGGCCTTGGCCACACAAGAATTCTAAAGGCTGTCATGTATCCTATAGTCCATGAAGGTGAAAGAAAAGGTCTGCACGAAGATGATATTAATGGTATCAAGGCTTTGTACAAATTCTAA